From a region of the Sesamum indicum cultivar Zhongzhi No. 13 linkage group LG3, S_indicum_v1.0, whole genome shotgun sequence genome:
- the LOC105158302 gene encoding chaperone protein dnaJ 8, chloroplastic-like isoform X1 — MACAVGCGSASGSWTQFKDSASRRNVRSSGNNKKGFRVSCVSSAAVSDPYKTLRIQRGASESEVKKAFRQLALQYHPDVCRGSNCGVQFHQINEAYDLVMSNLRGEQSAPEMEMYEHYDVGTDEPMRGMHDQDWDMWEEWMGWEGAGIRDYSAHINPYI; from the exons ATGGCTTGTGCTGTGGGTTGTGGCTCTGCATCTGGTTCTTGGACTCAGTTTAAGGACTCTGCATCAAGAAGAAATGTGAGGAGTAGTGGTAATAATAAGAAGGGATTCAGGGTTTCTTGTGTTTCTTCTGCTGCTGTGAGTGATCCCTACAAGACTCTCAGGATTCAGCGTGGTGCTTCTGAATCTGAGGTTAAAAAGGCATTTAGGCAGCTTGCTCTTCAG TATCATCCAGATGTCTGCAGAGGTAGCAATTGTGGCGTCCAGTTTCACCAAATTAATGAAGCATATGAT CTTGTGATGAGTAACCTTAGAGGGGAACAGAGCGCACCGGAGATGGAGATGTACGAGCATTATGATGTGGGAACGGATGAACCAATGAGAGGAATGCACGATCAAGACTGGGACATGTGGGAGGAATGGATGGGATGGGAAGGAGCTGGAATTCGCGACTACTCGGCCCACATCAACCCTTACATCTGA
- the LOC105158302 gene encoding chaperone protein dnaJ 8, chloroplastic-like isoform X2 gives MACAVGCGSASGSWTQFKDSASRRNVRSSGNNKKGFRVSCVSSAAVSDPYKTLRIQRGASESEVKKAFRQLALQYHPDVCRGSNCGVQFHQINEAYDKQRRAMRTICSTSCSVSSHLIEVGTKLVISHSNSLKPVEIPNRIWLDIKSIIRGVIHYTSCD, from the exons ATGGCTTGTGCTGTGGGTTGTGGCTCTGCATCTGGTTCTTGGACTCAGTTTAAGGACTCTGCATCAAGAAGAAATGTGAGGAGTAGTGGTAATAATAAGAAGGGATTCAGGGTTTCTTGTGTTTCTTCTGCTGCTGTGAGTGATCCCTACAAGACTCTCAGGATTCAGCGTGGTGCTTCTGAATCTGAGGTTAAAAAGGCATTTAGGCAGCTTGCTCTTCAG TATCATCCAGATGTCTGCAGAGGTAGCAATTGTGGCGTCCAGTTTCACCAAATTAATGAAGCATATGAT AAGCAAAGAAGGGCAATGAGAACTATTTGTAGTACCAGCTGCTCTGTTAGTTCTCATCTGATTGAAGTTGGGACCAAGTTGGTGATTAGTCATTCTAATTCACTGAAACCTGTGGAAATTCCAAATCGGATTTGGCTAGacataaaatcaattatacggGGTGTGATACACTACACCTCCTGTGATTGA